Proteins from a genomic interval of Lolium rigidum isolate FL_2022 unplaced genomic scaffold, APGP_CSIRO_Lrig_0.1 contig_11860_1, whole genome shotgun sequence:
- the LOC124680287 gene encoding L-type lectin-domain containing receptor kinase SIT2-like, giving the protein MKIFHFLLPILLFQGFHCAAFGATGDDHFVFSGFHGADLNLDGMATVTPEGLLELTNGTVQLKGHAFFPAPFRLSRFPGGTVKSFSASFVFGIVTAYPNLSCHGIAFVVAPSKNFTTTLAGQYMGLANIDNNGNASNHIFAAELDTMQNIEFEDIDNNHIGVNINGLRSVRSHAAGYYINSENERFQSMSLISGDVMQAWVDYTEEIAQIDVTIAPVKMPKPARPLVSAMYNLSGVLTEQAYIGFSSATGPINSRHYILGWSFGINQPAPPVDIAKLPKMPRLDSKPRSKVQEILTPVAVATFLLALGIVAVLLLRKRLRYAELREDWEVEFGPHRFSYKDLYHATDGFNEKHLLGVGGFGKVYKGVLRTSRLEVAVKRVTHESRQGIKEFVAEVVSIGHIRHRNVVELLGYCRRKGELLLVYGYMPNGSLDKYLHYELGKPVLSWAHRFQIIKGVASGLLYLHEKWEKVVIHRDVKASNVLLDKEMNGRLGDFGLSRLYDHGTDAQTTHMVGTMGYMAPELVRMGKASPPTDVFAFGTFLLEVTCGQRPIREDARGGQFLLVDWVLEHWHGGTLLETVDPRLLEDYDADEVSLVLKLGLLCSHPYNNARPSMQQVMEYLDRDTPVPELASAHLSFNVMAVLKNKGFDPHIMAYPPSLVVSIGTISDLSGGR; this is encoded by the coding sequence ATGAAGATTTTTCACTTCCTCCTGCCGATCCTTCTCTTCCAAGGTTTCCATTGTGCGGCCTTCGGCGCCACCGGCGATGACCACTTTGTATTCTCCGGCTTCCACGGTGCCGACCTCAACCTCGACGGTATGGCGACGGTCACGCCGGAAGGCCTTCTTGAACTGACCAATGGTACAGTGCAGCTCAAAGGCCACGCATTCTTCCCAGCTCCATTCCGCCTCAGCAGATTTCCCGGAGGCACGGTGAAGTCCTTCTCTGCCTCCTTCGTGTTCGGAATCGTCACCGCCTACCCCAACCTGAGCTGCCATGGCATCGCTTTTGTGGTTGCGCCGAGCAAGAATTTCACCACCACGCTTGCCGGCCAGTACATGGGTCTCGCCAACATTGACAACAACGGCAACGCCAGCAACCACATCTTTGCCGCCGAGCTCGACACCATGCAGAACATCGAGTTCGAAGACATCGACAACAACCACATCGGTGTGAACATCAACGGTCTCCGCTCCGTGCGGTCGCACGCTGCTGGCTACTATATCAACAGCGAGAATGAAAGATTCCAGAGCATGAGCCTCATCAGCGGAGACGTGATGCAGGCGTGGGTGGATTACACTGAAGAGATCGCACAGATCGACGTCACCATTGCTCCTGTCAAGATGCCCAAACCAGCAAGGCCACTTGTCTCTGCCATGTACAACCTCTCCGGTGTGCTAACGGAGCAAGCATACATCGGTTTCTCTTCTGCGACTGGCCCGATCAACTCTCGGCACTACATTCTTGGCTGGAGCTTTGGCATCAACCAACCTGCTCCGCCTGTCGACATCGCCAAGCTGCCAAAGATGCCTCGTCTTGACTCCAAGCCAAGATCCAAGGTTCAAGAAATCCTGACACCAGTAGCTGTTGCAACATTCCTCCTTGCTCTGGGAATTGTTGCAGTTCTACTTCTGCGAAAGAGATTGAGGTATGCCGAGCTACGAGAAGATTGGGAGGTTGAGTTTGGACCACATCGATTCTCCTACAAGGATTTGTACCAtgcaaccgatggattcaacgAAAAGCACCTACTGGGTGTGGGTGGGTTCGGCAAGGTGTATAAAGGAGTGCTTCGGACATCCAGATTGGAGGTTGCAGTGAAGAGGGTGACGCACGAGTCAAGGCAGGGCATAAAAGAGTTTGTCGCTGAGGTTGTCAGTATTGGTCACATCCGACATCGTAACGTAGTGGAGTTACTTGGTTATTGCAGGAGAAAAGGCGAACTTCTGTTGGTGTACGGATATATGCCAAATGGTAGTCTTGATAAATACCTGCACTACGAATTGGGCAAACCAGTACTGAGCTGGGCTCACAGGTTTCAGATCATCAAAGGCGTTGCATCTGGATTGCTGTACCTTCATGAGAAGTGGGAGAAAGTTGTCATTCACCGGGATGTCAAAGCAAGCAACGTACTCCTCGACAAAGAAATGAACGGCCGCCTAGGTGACTTCGGCCTCTCAAGGCTGTACGACCATGGCACCGATGCTCAAACCACACATATGGTTGGCACCATGGGTTACATGGCCCCGGAGCTAGTACGCATGGGGAAGGCATCACCTCCTACAGATGTGTTTGCTTTCGGCACGTTCCTCCTCGAGGTTACATGTGGACAAAGGCCTATCAGGGAAGACGCACGAGGCGGCCAGTTTCTGTTGGTTGACTGGGTGCTGGAGCATTGGCATGGCGGGACGCTACTCGAGACCGTGGATCCAAGGCTTCTAGAGGACTACGATGCTGACGAGGTGTCTCTTGTGCTGAAGCTTGGGCTGTTGTGCTCCCACCCTTACAACAATGCAAGGCCAAGCATGCAACAGGTCATGGAGTACCTTGACAGAGACACGCCTGTCCCGGAGTTAGCATCGGCACATTTGAGCTTCAATGTGATGGCCGTATTGAAAAACAAAGGCTTTGATCCCCATATAATGGCATATCCACCATCGTTAGTGGTTAGCATCGGCACTATATCTGATCTATCCGGAGGAAGATGA